In Nymphaea colorata isolate Beijing-Zhang1983 chromosome 13, ASM883128v2, whole genome shotgun sequence, one DNA window encodes the following:
- the LOC116266934 gene encoding cyclic phosphodiesterase — MWLTQGDSTSVLRVLGVFPFSISFLQTLSIALGGEEQMEVYSVWAIPPETVRPRLKALMENLRNKFGGPEFGPHITMVGAIRLNRKDAIAKLVAASEGLKPIKCRISSVSKGTFFYQCIYLLVHPDDEVMEASRHCCGHFGYVSSSPYMPHLSLLYGDISEEEKDKAIEKAKALDNVIDQLEFEVSTLALYRTDTEDKTLESWELVADCKLRDGN, encoded by the exons ATGTGGCTGACGCAAGGAGATTCGACGTCAGTCCTCAGAGTTTTGGGggtttttccattttctattaGTTTTCTGCAGACTCTTTCTATCGCGCTCG gaggagaagagcaGATGGAGGTGTACTCGGTCTGGGCAATCCCTCCAGAAACGGTGAGACCGAGGCTGAAAGCATTGATGGAAAATCTCAGAAACAAGTTCGGGGGACCCGAGTTCGGTCCCCACATCACCATGGTAGGCGCCATCCGCCTGAATCGGAAGGACGCGATCGCCAAGCTCGTCGCTGCTTCCGAGGGGCTCAAACCGATCAAGTGCCGCATAAGTTCCGTCTCCAAAGGAACCTTCTTCTATCAATGCATCTATCTTCTTGTTCATCCGGACGATGAG GTGATGGAAGCTAGTCGACATTGCTGTGGACATTTTGGATATGTGAGCTCAAGCC CCTACATGCCACATTTGAGTCTTTTGTATGGAGATATCTCGGAGGAGGAAAAAGACAAGGCAATAGAAAAGGCTAAAGCCCTCGACAATGTCATAGATCAGCTGGAGTTTGAGGTGTCCACTCTTGCTCTTTACAGAACTGACACTGAAGACAAAACCCTTGAGTCATGGGAGTTGGTAGCTGACTGCAAACTTCGAGATGGAAACTAA